A DNA window from Maribellus comscasis contains the following coding sequences:
- a CDS encoding MBL fold metallo-hydrolase, producing the protein MQILKNLYQVSGDLNGVTFDLQGALWNDANSYVLKTDEGLIMFDCGCGDTMEQIFNNIEYWDLSPDDIKYCILTHAHYDHAGGGHILKEKGVKFIAIKETAESVQSGDERCAGYLYHKKFNPFVVDRVVADGEVIDVLGMRIKVGHYPGHTMGCTAYSFDYEGKKITVSGDIIGTLLAGDFGWDGSFDFDKKKYIESLRKFAQHEMDIMLPGHGLIYFHKPRWRAEEAYNSALVQWR; encoded by the coding sequence ATGCAGATACTAAAAAATTTATATCAGGTGAGTGGCGATTTGAACGGAGTGACGTTTGATTTGCAGGGCGCTTTGTGGAATGATGCCAACTCCTATGTTTTGAAAACCGATGAGGGCCTGATCATGTTTGATTGTGGATGCGGAGATACCATGGAACAGATTTTTAACAATATAGAATACTGGGATTTATCACCTGACGATATAAAATATTGTATTCTTACTCACGCACATTATGATCACGCCGGGGGTGGACACATTTTAAAAGAAAAAGGGGTGAAATTTATTGCAATAAAAGAAACAGCAGAGTCTGTCCAATCAGGTGACGAACGTTGCGCCGGTTATTTATATCACAAAAAATTTAATCCTTTTGTTGTAGACCGGGTTGTAGCTGATGGTGAGGTAATAGACGTTCTGGGAATGAGAATTAAAGTAGGGCACTACCCGGGACATACCATGGGATGTACAGCTTATTCTTTTGATTACGAAGGCAAAAAAATAACGGTCAGTGGAGATATTATTGGCACCTTACTGGCCGGCGATTTTGGATGGGATGGCTCGTTTGATTTTGATAAGAAGAAATATATCGAATCGCTGCGGAAATTTGCTCAGCATGAAATGGATATTATGCTGCCCGGGCATGGATTGATTTATTTTCACAAGCCCCGGTGGCGAGCCGAGGAAGCCTACAACAGTGCTTTGGTTCAGTGGCGTTAA
- a CDS encoding fumarate hydratase, with protein sequence MNYATISADVISYTSLNVSEKRELESGIRQLIDNLSEDYAKQRFFGRLVQGDYIEIALAEPAFALRIALLLKTFVKSIVFSTKENDKSRLKYFFEHGIRLAVAVAPLITLDTKKGIIDGEAIYMSGRAIKNYSTSNKQKIVIKNTMFFACSDDNLREQFDVVFMLLDTILSKCSSKQCEVIFFKLMNLNENDIAQKLGKYQSTISQHSTAAGWLAIEKAVNHFENTFQ encoded by the coding sequence ATGAACTATGCAACAATATCGGCTGATGTAATTTCTTATACATCACTAAACGTTTCAGAAAAAAGAGAGCTTGAATCAGGCATCAGGCAGTTAATTGATAATTTATCAGAAGACTATGCAAAACAACGTTTTTTTGGTCGACTGGTGCAGGGAGATTATATTGAAATAGCATTGGCTGAGCCTGCATTTGCTCTTCGGATTGCACTTCTGTTAAAAACCTTTGTTAAATCCATTGTCTTCAGCACAAAAGAGAATGACAAATCACGACTTAAATATTTTTTTGAACACGGTATCCGTTTGGCTGTTGCTGTTGCGCCTTTAATCACACTAGATACAAAAAAAGGAATTATAGACGGTGAAGCAATTTATATGTCCGGACGGGCAATTAAAAATTATTCAACCTCAAACAAACAAAAGATAGTGATTAAGAATACGATGTTTTTTGCCTGTTCCGACGACAATCTCAGGGAGCAGTTTGACGTAGTTTTTATGTTGTTGGATACTATCCTTTCCAAATGTTCATCGAAACAATGCGAGGTGATATTTTTTAAGCTAATGAATTTGAACGAAAATGATATTGCACAGAAACTGGGAAAATACCAATCTACTATCAGCCAGCATTCTACAGCAGCCGGATGGCTGGCAATAGAAAAGGCAGTTAACCACTTTGAAAACACGTTTCAATAA
- a CDS encoding DUF3307 domain-containing protein, whose protein sequence is MEFKLILLQIIAHLLADFIFQTQKMSEKKARKVLSPSHFYHVLIVGVASYGLSFDLGFWKAALLLTIIHLLTDIFKSWLVLKNKTRSYFFLDQFIHIITIVGIVFAYSFFFGIDFLIDLNLKIVAVVAAFVFCAKPSNIFIKYIFEAFSIETPEENSENPGEQSLPNAGKLIGIIERFLALALIIMGQYQAVGLIIAAKSILRFNGVQKSEYVLIGTLLSFGIAAFSGILVNMIV, encoded by the coding sequence ATGGAATTTAAGTTAATTCTTTTACAAATAATTGCTCATCTTCTTGCAGATTTTATTTTTCAAACCCAAAAGATGAGCGAGAAAAAGGCCCGGAAAGTACTTTCGCCCAGCCATTTTTATCATGTGTTAATTGTTGGAGTAGCAAGTTATGGATTATCGTTTGATTTGGGCTTTTGGAAAGCGGCTCTTTTGCTTACAATAATTCATTTATTAACCGACATTTTTAAAAGTTGGCTGGTGTTGAAAAATAAAACAAGAAGCTATTTTTTTCTCGACCAGTTTATTCATATTATAACAATTGTCGGAATTGTTTTCGCTTACTCCTTCTTCTTTGGAATAGACTTTTTAATTGATTTAAATCTGAAAATCGTTGCTGTAGTAGCCGCATTTGTATTTTGTGCAAAACCGTCCAATATTTTTATAAAGTATATATTTGAAGCTTTTTCGATTGAAACACCTGAAGAGAATTCCGAAAATCCGGGAGAGCAGAGTCTTCCTAACGCCGGAAAATTGATTGGAATTATAGAACGGTTTCTTGCTTTGGCATTAATTATTATGGGACAATACCAGGCAGTAGGCTTGATTATTGCTGCAAAATCAATTTTGCGTTTTAACGGCGTTCAAAAAAGTGAATATGTGTTAATCGGAACCCTGTTGAGTTTTGGTATTGCAGCTTTTTCCGGAATTTTAGTGAATATGATTGTTTAA
- a CDS encoding SLC5 family protein encodes MNLSLTSLDWIVLTVVMVGSLSFGLYMAYRKNAGENSKNFFLGGRSIKWPVIGASLFATNIGAEHLVGLSGDSYRYGLSAGSVELTCAITLGFACAILFPYYMKNKIYTIPEFLELRYNRMARVFFSGLMLVISVMTKLAFTLFAGALVLNSILGWDVMTTALYIGIIVAIFTIIGGFTAVAYSDTIQVVLMIIGASIMLFIGLDKVGGWGGLMEKAPEMMTIAAPYDDPVYPFWGILATAFYAGIFYWGIDQVNVQRVLSAPDLKQARWGSMFAVFLKLFPIFLFALPGVIAFALFPGELSGEESKQTFVLLLNKLLPSGLRGLMLAALMAALITSLIAVLNSVSTLVVRDFVVEFRSSISEKKQVTLGRIIILLVTFLGIGATYLVYKNEEGLYKYLQTISAYLVIPVFPAIFFGIISKKVTLKGAAYSVVVGVILATIFVIDQLIGAEAGKQIFPFLHYKLTLNFGYRGLWAEFLISGVLFGVSAFTKKTAPEKLEKTTINYKMAVAKFEGISDWRLHLGILSLITLFLYIWLS; translated from the coding sequence ATGAACTTATCACTCACCTCGCTCGACTGGATTGTATTAACCGTTGTAATGGTCGGGAGCCTTTCCTTTGGCTTGTACATGGCCTACCGGAAGAATGCCGGAGAAAACAGCAAGAATTTTTTTCTTGGTGGCCGCTCGATCAAATGGCCGGTAATTGGCGCGTCACTGTTTGCAACGAATATTGGAGCAGAACATTTGGTTGGACTTTCAGGCGATTCGTATCGTTATGGTCTTTCGGCAGGGTCAGTAGAGTTAACCTGTGCAATTACGCTTGGTTTTGCCTGCGCTATTTTGTTTCCTTATTACATGAAAAACAAAATTTACACCATTCCTGAATTTCTGGAATTGCGTTATAACCGCATGGCGCGTGTTTTCTTTTCCGGTTTAATGCTGGTGATAAGTGTAATGACAAAACTGGCTTTTACACTTTTTGCGGGAGCACTTGTTTTAAACAGTATTTTAGGTTGGGACGTTATGACCACAGCCTTGTACATTGGAATAATAGTAGCCATCTTCACCATTATTGGTGGATTTACTGCAGTAGCTTACTCTGATACAATTCAGGTTGTACTGATGATAATCGGCGCATCAATTATGCTTTTCATCGGGCTTGATAAAGTTGGCGGATGGGGAGGATTGATGGAAAAAGCGCCTGAAATGATGACCATAGCCGCGCCTTACGATGACCCGGTATATCCGTTTTGGGGAATTCTGGCAACAGCTTTTTATGCCGGTATTTTTTACTGGGGAATCGACCAGGTAAATGTACAGCGTGTACTTTCGGCACCCGACTTAAAACAAGCACGTTGGGGCTCCATGTTTGCTGTATTTTTAAAACTTTTCCCCATCTTCTTATTTGCGTTGCCAGGTGTAATTGCCTTTGCACTTTTTCCGGGTGAACTTTCGGGTGAAGAGTCAAAACAAACTTTTGTTTTGCTGCTGAATAAACTCCTTCCGAGCGGACTGCGTGGTTTAATGCTCGCAGCTTTGATGGCAGCCTTAATTACCTCTTTAATTGCAGTTTTAAACTCGGTTTCAACACTTGTGGTACGCGACTTTGTAGTAGAATTCCGTTCTTCCATATCCGAGAAAAAACAGGTAACACTCGGACGTATAATTATCCTGTTGGTGACCTTCCTGGGCATTGGAGCAACATATCTTGTTTACAAAAATGAAGAAGGTTTGTACAAGTACCTGCAAACTATTTCTGCATATCTGGTAATTCCGGTGTTTCCGGCCATATTTTTTGGTATTATCAGCAAAAAAGTCACTTTGAAAGGAGCAGCATATTCTGTTGTGGTTGGAGTTATTTTGGCTACTATTTTTGTTATCGATCAGTTGATTGGTGCTGAAGCCGGAAAACAAATCTTTCCGTTTCTTCACTATAAACTCACCTTAAATTTTGGTTATCGCGGATTGTGGGCTGAGTTTTTAATAAGCGGTGTTTTATTTGGAGTATCAGCTTTTACAAAAAAGACAGCACCGGAAAAATTGGAGAAAACAACCATCAATTACAAAATGGCCGTGGCTAAATTTGAAGGAATTAGCGACTGGCGCCTTCACCTGGGAATTCTTTCGCTGATTACACTGTTTTTGTATATTTGGTTATCGTGA
- a CDS encoding AGE family epimerase/isomerase yields MNKTEIINLRDEAFQHLTTELLPFWTNRMKDEVNGGFITHFDKDGNDTGEDEKSLIAQTRCLYTVASAHRAGYGNGELAELAKHGADFLLNKMWDEKFGGFYWMVDRKGNVKIDEKIIYGHSFAIYSLSEYTLATGDKRGIEYAGKVFDMLQKYCVDSRYGGYWEMFHRDWTLKGPGSAGGDRKTLDVHMHLMEAFTTLYECSGKEVHRRKLLEDIDLLLNVINHPKYKTGIPQFFKDWTVAPQIKFDIIWGWDRFSEEGQKGNATDNTCYGHNAEFAWLLIHALEILKISPESYAETFKIIFDHTVDNGIDTEFGGVYVEGPHSGGVYDREKEFWQQAEVLIGMLDGVILFNEKKYWEAYKNVHRFVFDKVINKGIGEWYPLLSRKGEPIWTHMGHSWKINYHTVRSMVQSIRRLDIILAKQ; encoded by the coding sequence ATGAACAAAACGGAAATTATAAACCTCCGGGATGAAGCTTTTCAACACCTTACCACCGAACTCCTCCCCTTCTGGACCAATCGAATGAAAGATGAGGTTAATGGCGGATTTATCACACACTTTGATAAAGACGGAAATGACACAGGTGAAGACGAAAAATCGTTGATTGCGCAAACCCGGTGTTTATATACGGTTGCATCTGCCCATCGTGCGGGATATGGGAACGGTGAATTGGCCGAGCTGGCCAAACACGGAGCCGATTTTCTGCTGAATAAAATGTGGGATGAGAAGTTTGGCGGTTTCTACTGGATGGTTGACCGGAAAGGAAATGTAAAAATCGATGAAAAAATTATATACGGACACAGTTTTGCCATTTATTCGTTGAGTGAATATACACTGGCTACGGGCGACAAACGTGGAATTGAATATGCCGGAAAAGTGTTTGACATGCTTCAAAAATATTGCGTGGACAGTCGCTACGGTGGTTACTGGGAAATGTTTCACCGCGACTGGACACTGAAAGGACCTGGCAGCGCAGGTGGCGACCGCAAAACGTTGGATGTACACATGCATTTGATGGAAGCATTTACTACACTTTATGAATGTTCGGGGAAAGAAGTTCACCGCCGGAAATTATTGGAAGATATTGATTTGTTGTTAAATGTTATTAACCACCCTAAATATAAAACCGGGATTCCGCAGTTTTTTAAAGACTGGACCGTTGCACCGCAAATTAAGTTTGACATTATTTGGGGCTGGGATCGTTTTTCAGAGGAAGGACAAAAAGGAAATGCTACCGACAATACATGTTACGGGCATAATGCTGAATTTGCGTGGCTGCTGATTCATGCTCTGGAAATCCTGAAAATATCACCGGAATCCTATGCGGAAACATTTAAAATCATTTTCGATCACACGGTTGACAATGGAATCGATACTGAATTTGGTGGTGTTTATGTAGAAGGGCCACATTCGGGTGGCGTTTACGATAGAGAAAAGGAATTTTGGCAACAAGCCGAAGTACTTATCGGAATGCTCGACGGAGTCATTCTGTTTAACGAAAAAAAATACTGGGAAGCCTACAAAAATGTACATCGTTTTGTATTCGATAAAGTTATAAATAAAGGGATTGGCGAATGGTACCCGCTGCTTTCCAGAAAAGGTGAGCCGATTTGGACTCATATGGGACATTCGTGGAAAATTAATTATCATACTGTTCGTTCCATGGTTCAAAGTATCCGTCGTCTGGACATTATACTTGCGAAACAATAA
- a CDS encoding DUF1697 domain-containing protein gives MEKYVAFLRGINVGGHHKVPMADLLKEMAKIGFKNIITLLNSGNIIFEADEKKEKKLEKKIAAHLEKAFGFPIPVLIRKADEIRKIIDNKPFKDIEITKNIRLYITFLAEVIRADIKLPWYSEDNSFQILRIGDKHIESVLDLSQTKTIKAMGILEQLFGKDITTRNLNTLIKISDKISKT, from the coding sequence ATGGAAAAATATGTTGCCTTTTTGCGTGGGATAAATGTTGGTGGGCATCATAAAGTCCCGATGGCAGATCTTCTAAAAGAGATGGCAAAAATCGGCTTCAAAAATATCATTACCCTGCTTAATTCGGGAAATATCATTTTTGAAGCAGATGAAAAAAAAGAAAAGAAACTGGAAAAGAAGATAGCAGCTCATTTGGAAAAAGCTTTTGGATTTCCGATTCCGGTATTAATAAGAAAAGCAGATGAAATAAGAAAAATTATTGATAACAAACCTTTTAAGGATATCGAAATTACAAAAAACATCCGGTTATATATCACTTTTTTAGCGGAAGTCATCCGGGCAGACATAAAACTACCGTGGTATTCAGAAGACAATTCATTTCAAATTCTAAGAATCGGAGACAAACATATTGAAAGCGTTTTGGATTTAAGCCAAACAAAAACAATAAAGGCAATGGGAATTCTGGAGCAGCTTTTTGGAAAAGATATCACAACCCGTAACCTGAATACCTTGATAAAAATATCTGATAAAATAAGTAAAACTTGA